One Haliaeetus albicilla chromosome 20, bHalAlb1.1, whole genome shotgun sequence genomic window, TTAAACTGAGAAGTAGGACTGTAGATTAATTACTGTTGGTGACTTTATTTTTAGGgtaaatttccatttttttattgtaagaTACATTAGGGAAATGATCAAAAAATCTAGAGAGAATCAATAATGTGAGTAAACCACATTCCACTGAGGATGTCATTAAATGAAGATCAGGTGCTGTGGTGGTTGTGATTTTTTGCAATTGTATGAACCTTCTATAGTAAAGCAGacataaacttaaaaaaaaaaaattattccgGATGCATATTTAAGTAATAATGACCATTGCAGTGATAGAACTATGTCTAAAAATGCACCTTTTATATGTGTGTTACTTAAATAAATCCAAGAACCTGTGAAAAGTACCTATCTTGGAATGGGAACTGCATACATGGCAGGGACTTTGAAAAACGttatttgatttgatttaaataatttaacacAATGAACAGCTGATTGCTATTTATAAAATTGTCTTGTGTCTAAGATTCATTAATGAACGAATTaacctgctgcttttattttagaatGTAAATGTTTCAGACAGGAATGACTGGAAGCCTGTTCATTATGCTGCTTTTCATGGTCGCTTGGGGTGTTTGCAGCTTCTTATTAGATGGGGAGCATGTATAGATGATGTGGATAACAATGGAAACCTTCCAGGTATATCAGGATAACTCATACATTTTTAAACCTTTGGTTTACAGTTGCTGTGTTATGTGATAATTATAGCAAATTATAAGTAATGTACACTAGCAGCATTTAGTATCTGATTCCATGCAATCAACATAGTTATTCCATTTTTATAATGATGGGGGGATTTACAAAATCCAAAGTATTTATCTGTTGATGACAGTATCCTGttcacctcctgctgctgctgggaagggtCTGAGCTCATGGGTGCTGGAATAGGGAGCAGGCTGAGCCTGGTTGAGAGCGCTGCGTAGGTGGGCAGCATCTCCTATGCACGTGATGGAGCATGTGTGCCAATGGAGGTCACGGGAGAAGGGTAGGTGGAGCAGGAGGCAGTTTCAGCTGCTATGTGCTCCTTTTTGAATTTGTGCCAGGCTTTAATGGCTGTGCCAGTGTGATCAGATTCTGGCATGTTCACATGCAGGTTTTTGTATCCCACTGTTTCTGAAATGGTTTGGTAAACTCCTTGTTCTCATTTACCTGTAATTTCTTCGTCTTGATTTCTGGAATGCTGGTATTTCTGTATTATGTGTAATCTTTACTCTTTTCACAATCATAAGCATAGTCGCCTTTAGCACAAAAAATGGGCAGTGTTTATTCCTTGCTCTTCACAGTTTCTCCAGTGTCCCTCTGCCTACCACCCCCCTGCCTCAATATCCTCTGTAAGTCAAATGGTATTGTTCATATTCTGGGTTTTCATTGCAATCCTTTCCCTTTTAGCATTTTCCTTCTTATGGTTTGTCACATTATTTGTTCCAATTagcatattattttttctgtatgacTTGTTTAGAATTACCTTTTTAAATCCCTTCTTAAAATCTTTTACCTTCTGTTAAGCACCACTTACCTCATGAACTGATACCTATGTTCTGTTTTGCAAACCTGGCTCTTGCATCCCAGCAGGACATCTGGTGTATTAGCAATAAGGGGTTATGATGTTAGGCATCCTGGTGGCAGTGTAGAAGGTAGCTTTATTTGCATTTGGGAACACTTCCCTGATAACAGACTGTTATGAAGAGGTGGCAAATGCTAGCACAGTTCTACTTAAATGCTCTGTATATACTGGTTAgtagaaaattgtttttcttgttattttgaCATCTACAGAAGCTTGATCCTCCACgctttgttctgtttcatttgATCGCATTATCatccaaaggaaagaaaaagctttgcaaCACTGCTAGTAAAAGATTAATAAAGTGGTGTGATGTACAGATCAGCTTTTCCTCAGCTTCTGAAACGGCAAAGTGAACTTAAGTCATCTTTACATATTTCAGCTTCAAGATTAGCTGCACAGTGCTATAATTTTTCCTAATGGTATACTGAAAGAAATTTACTGAGGTTGCAATGCCATACACCTAAAACTTGGCTGCAccttttgcatgtgtgtgttatAGTAGAGGCTTTAATTACCTATAGCATGCTAATTTGGGGGAAGAACTGTGGCTCATTCAGTGTACAGAATGGGCTGTGCTCATTAAttcaacattttgttttctctctgtatttggTTTTTGGCCATATCCATGCTTCTTTTATTGTTCACTAGTTAAACCCGTTCTAAAtataatattaatttaattgtaGTGCAACATGTGAATTTTTCACAGACACTGTTTTTTACTTGTGTCTTTGAGAAGAGCGAATAGTGTTAGCCTGATTTTataaaaggcaagaggaaacacagagaagtTGGGATGCCAACAGAAACTACCCACTGCCTATTTGTGATGCCTGAGACAAGGTTTTTCAAAGTTCTTGGCGCTAAGCTGCATATTTTCTGTCAACATCACAGTACCCTTTGGCTTTAGTCTCAACTGCCAAGTGCTCAGCATGCCCGAGGATGGTACAGCACAGTTAGATGTTGGGCACTAGGTACTAAGAAACACACAGGTTAAAAGCCACCTATGAAAAGCTCCTTTATGTGTCTTCTACAGCATCCCactgaaactgtgcaaaaagACATGGACAGAATACAACTCTTTAATCTATTTTCTCCTTGCTATCTTTGCAGAAAATGTCGAGCTTTTCTGACTGCTTTCTGCACAGGACAGacatctgattaaaaaaaaaaagtttcatccCAAAAGATGAAGTTTCATCCCTGAGATTTTAAGTATCTGAAAGTGGATTCAGGAGGGTTGAGGCAGTTTTTCACCAGCTGACTAGTAATCAGTACTTACCTTTAACAAGGTGCCTCTTCTTCTCACTTATCCCTGAGTAACTAACTCACTGAATAAAATTAAGACAATGGGAAAAACTACCCTGATTTCAGTGAAGCTCAGATTTTGTTGTGTTACATTTTAGCAATCATCTGTACCTAAGTATTGTCATCTTGCTGTAAAACCAATATCCATCACCTTTTAGAGCAATTTTGCTCTGGAAAGCTGTGGATGGTTTGCAATCGAGAACTTGAATGTGCCAAGAATTAAGtgacatggggtttttttggttctgGGTACATTGCTTATAAGTTGTGAAGATAATGAGATTCTTACCTGGAGACAAACTAATCCTTTTGCCTGTAGAACATCAGCCAGCTTTTACAGAGCATTTTCATGGAGTGATTACATGTAATAAGCATTTATTTGGCAGCTTCTTCCCATTAACAGGACTACAGAATACTActcatttcaaaataatgagCATGTGTTTTGTACATCTTACTTTGTTATAGACCCAACACTCTAGTAGTATTAAATAATTAAACCCCAGCGTAGCCTGAAGGACAAGGCAGGAAACACTTGACCCCCGCAGGGAAGCAGTCATTGCCATGGTGAGGTTGAGCAGCTCCTGCACACAGCAACTGTCTACAACAgttgaaggaaaaaacatatAATAGAACCATGAATAGAAGCCTCTGTCATGGGATGTACCTTCAAATACTTTACCCAGTAAAGTGAATGTCACtgtccccattttacagatggggtAACTGAGGGTGTGATGCAGCTCGTTTGTGGTGGCACAGTAGAGGTGGGACTAAAGCAGAAATGGCTTTAACTCCTAATCAAGGACACTGCTTGCTGGCCCTCTGTAATGAGTATCCCTAGGATGGGGAAGTCAGACAGCTGCTGAAGAGTGAGAGTTTTGTTTGTGGGGAAGATGAGACCCCAGCAGTGCACTCTCCTAGCTAGTGCTCAGTGGTCTCTTGGCAATGTTGTGTTGTCTGCTGCAGTCAGCTCTGCCAGGGAGTCTTCTTTGCACATCCTATCCTTGACagctttcttttgccttctttgCATAGAGCTGAACTCTGTCCTGGTTAGGAGCTGAATGTCCCCTATTGAACTGAGGCTGCTCCTACTTGTTGGATGGCTCAAGCGCTGGTAGATGAGCTAGATGTAACTAGTGGTGAGAGCACTACTTTCTTGGTGGGCAGCAGTGCTCTGCTCTAACATACTTTGTTTCACCTTGTCCTATAGCTCATCTGGCAGCAGTGGAAGGACACTTGCATTGCTTTAAGTTCTTGGTCAGTAAAATGGCCAATGTCATGCACACACTGAAAGCCAGGAATGACCAAGGAGAGACTCCAAGGGACTTGGCTGAACGGTTCTATAAAGATAATAttctgcaatatattgatgGTGTGGAAAAAGAGGGGGAGCATCCAGAGGCACAGGAAGGTGAGTATGGATCCACATACTGTTAAAATAGGCATTGTAATTCCATAGAAATGCTTGATTCTGAAAACTTGTATGAGCAGAAGTCTAACATTTAAATTACCAATATAAGGAAGAGCTGTTCTTTTCAATGCTTACTATGCTTACTGATAGCTGAAGACTGGGATACTCAATGTGATTTTATAAATGTCTTGGGTTTACCCACaatcaaaataaaacttgtCACACTGTGTTGCATTATGAATACGAAGTGATCCATGTTCTTAGACTCCAGCAGAGATCCAGAAAAACTGTATAATTTTAATGAGTTTGCAGATTTGCCTGCTCAGAATCCCTTACTTGCATTGAATAGCAACTTAGCCTGGAAATGTTCCACTGAAATTAAGGTTACTTGCTAACCAGCAATACTACTGCAGTCAGAACAGCTGAAGGATGGAAGTGTGGCAAGGTCTGTAAGGAGAACTGCACCTTCACCTCTCTACTTTTTCTAGGCACTTACTGCCCTTATCTGCTAGTCTTTTTTCattatacacatatgtatatatgtcaGTAATCCCTGTCTATAAAAAATAactagaaaaatcaaattatatGGGTAGTTTTTAAGCAAGAAGAAGTAAAATAGTTTATATATTTGGTTAGACTATGGAATTCAACAGGCAAACGACTCCAGTTAATACCAGTCATACAACATCAACTGTAAAACAAAGGTATACTTGTTATTTCAGGTTTATGAAATTAATCTCTTAACTGTAGAAGATGCCTGTAGCCATAACCAAGACATGTTTAGTCAAGTCTATGATGAACAGTGCTAGTTATCCAGCTGCATTTTAACTGGTTAAGGGTGCATTAACCTTGCTAAACACAGCTATGAAGTGACTGTGCGTTAGTTGCTATAAGAGGCAAGATGTTAGAGACAAATACGAGCATGTTTAGTGGAGTTACTGGCATCTGTTTGGAAACatgtgcatttcattttcagttttagcTTTCCCAGCTCATTGCGCTGCTTTCAAAGGGGATTTGTTAGTGCTTAGAAGATTAGTGAGAAGTGGAGTAATCAATATTAATGAGCGGGATGATAAGGGATCCACTCTCATGCACAAAGGTCAGTAATTATGATCTGTGTTTCAGCTTGTTACTGTTTGTTGCTGACTTGTTTACTTAGTTTTTCAAGTGGCTGCTCATCAGATAAACGTCATGAAAAACAGCATCTCATTTCCTGAAGGCTTGAAAGGGCAACcctgaaaaacatattttgtgaTGTATGTGCGCGTAGGtgtcactttaaaaacaaaataaccaAGCTGAAGTAAAGAAAGAAGAGCTTATATTAAAGAGGGAACAACATCTGAACTGAAAACTAAATAGTTTTCTTTATCAGGCAAAATGTGACTTTTAGAAACATTGGCAAGCTAGGTATAAGAATGATCAGTATTGTGGCCTGGGCCTTTACTTACTGAACATACCAGTACTGTGGAAATGTGTTGtaaaaaccacaacaaagtCATTTGGTAGGATACTGTGAAGGGAGGTAAACTTCTGGTATCTTGATATATACCTTGATATATAGTGGAGTGCTAGCATTACAGAAAAATGGTCCCCTTGTGTTTGGGCGGTTTCATAGTAATGCCTGAAAAGAGAAAtaggagaagaaagagggaagtATTTTTGTAATATGCTTTTAACACTATTTCCCACAATTCTTTTTGACTAAATATAAATGgtagaatttttaaaaacataattgaagttctcattaaaaaaattgatatgcagggatttaaaaaatgttttctatattCTTTCCCACCCTCTTTTCTTGGAATGGTGCTAACCTACAATTGTTTCATCCCCAATCTTTACATGCAATGTTGGTGTTATGGGGAAATACTACGGCTGATATTGCAATTTCATTTCCTTATCTCAGTGAGAAAACAAATATGGCAAACATCCGAAGGGGGTGCTGTCAAGAAATGGATTTATTCTTTCTTGAGAAAAACAGCTTGCAGGTTTCAGCTAGACATGCCAAATACCATCTTCCATATGGAAGACATCGTTCCTGGCACCACAGGGTATGAGCAGTAGCCATGCCAGATCATATGACTAGGCAAAGCTCTTGTGTTAGGCTGCAGCTGAGAAGTGTTGCCTTGAGGGTCTGGCCGGAGAAATGATGTACCTATAGCTCTAGCACAAAGCCCTGGCTTCTCTCCTCCATGAGACAGCGCCACACACCGCAGATTGGGGCAACCAGCTGTGTCTGATATAAGGGAGCCCAAAGCCAGAAAGAGGTGACAATACTTTGCTGCAAATCTATGACATACAGGCCTTACTGCAAGAGAATGTGAGGCAGCAGTTTTTTGTGTGTCTCATGCTCAGCGCATGAGACTGGGCAAGTTTAGTTTAACTTGTGTCCAGGAAGAGTTGCCAGTAAATTTCTGGAACTAGAAAGTGTCACAAAACCACATTGCATGATCTTCCCCAAAACTGTGTGTACCCATGTGACTTCAGCATCTTGACGTATAGGCTTCTCTTGAAATAGTATCTCCCCTGTGGTGTCTTAGTGAACCCAACCTCTGGCATGTCAAATAATGACAAGAGGAGGACATTTTAGGTTTGAAACACTTCAGTTGTATATAActgactgtcctggttttggctgggatagagttaattttatttctagttgctggtatagtgttaagttttggattcagtatgagaagactGGTGAtaacatactgatgttttcagttgttgctaagtcgtGTTTATGCTaagaagtcaaggatttttcagcttttcatgcccagccagcaagaaggctggaggagcacaagaagttgggaggggatgcagctgggacagctgacacaaactggccaaaggggtattccataccatgtgacgtcatgcccagtatataaacaggagggagttggcctgggggggatcgctgctcaggaagTAACTGGGCAAaggtcggcaagtggtgagcaattgcgttgtgcatcacttgttttgtatattccaattcttttattagtattgccattttattattgttattattataatttttagtttcttcctttctgttctattaaactgttcttatctcaacccatgagttttacctttttccttccagttctctcccccatcccactgggtggggtggagtaagtgagcggctgtgtggtgcttagttgctggctggggttaaaccacgagaCTGACTTGTGTGCACCTTCCTTCCCTTAGCTGCTGGACAGGGACATGTCCATTGCTTACAGTGGTTGATTGAAATGGGAGCTGACTGTGACATTACAAATGATGCTGGAGAGACTCCAAAGGATGTAGCCAAGAGGTAGCAGTACATATCCTGTAGCTCTgtcatttatttacttactaTTTATATATCAATGTAATGTCAACTTTGTTGGAATTGTGGTTTTCAGTGATGGAGCGAGAACAGATCAGGCCCATAAATTCCAGCTCTGAGTGATAAGCAAAGCTGTATTGTAGCTataaaaggttttaattttcacttaatttaattttttctttttagcaagGTCAGACATAAAAGATGAAAACTAGCTGATCTGCCAAAGGGAAGTTGTGAGCCAGTATGCTTATGGTTTGCTGTACAAAGTAAGTGAGAAGTAGCAAAGGCCACCTGATTtttgcattaataaaaataatgcagtgtCTGATGAGATTCAATTAAGAAATCCTGCAAAGCAAAAGATACCTCTGATATAGGAGTCATTCTTATAAGATTCCATTGAGGCAGAGCTCATGCTATCAGAATACTACAAAAAGCAGATTAGCTGCTCACAGTTGTGTAGCAGTACTTCCTTTAATCCTGAAAGCCCCTCCGATAAATAGGAACATGAAGAGTTTCAGAGAGCTTCTATCACATGCATTTTTCCAGATGATGGTGATATTTCAGTGTAGGTTAACTGTTCTCTGTGCAGGTTTGCCCATCTGGCAGCTGTGGAACTTTTGACACGAAGAACTGGAGACAGTAACTCTAGTGATGAAGAACTGGATGCGAACAACATAAAGTTTTTTGAAAGACATGGTGTGGAAGGAAGTACAGATAGCAAAGAAGATTTAACACTGGATAAAGCAGACAAAAGGAATGCACGCAGTAAGCATTGTCTTTCCATCACTCCTTATTTGAAAAAGTTGGTCTCAAGACATTATAGTCCTAGCTGCACAGTTTCTGCCAACTGCTGTGACTTTTTCGTTGTAAGATGAGAGAGTTGACAGGATATCTGTACTACTGAGCATTCAAACAAATTGTGGAAAATTAGAAAGCGTAGCAGGGGGCAATCAGAACATAATGGTTACACTGTTTTAAGCTGTGTTGGTGAAACCATGTTGGATTGCTACTTGTTTTTGAGATCTGTTAGCTGCATGGGTGTGGGATGTAGCTCAGTATTTGCCGAGTGGTGtgatttctgctgtgtttgtgaGACTATTTTCCAGACTATTGGATTCCAGCATGATGTCTTCTCCATGCATTTTACCTACCTGGGGAACTCTGTCTTACAGTAAGGGCCTATCACAAGATTCAGGAACTTCAGCAACTTCTAGAAATTGCCTACAGCAACTATAGGCAGCTGGGAGGAATAACTGAAGAGgagaagaagatgaaaaaagaagaaagggaagttGAGAAGTAAGGTTAATTTGCCCTGCTAATGTTTAACTCTGTGAGGCCTGTTTTTAAGGCTAACTTAATTATGCTCAAATTGCTTTGGCCATTCTGTCTTTTCCACTTAACAACTTTAGCCAGGCCAAAAAGAAACGGACTTCAGCAGTTTGTCTGACCATTTCTAAACTTCTACCACCAGGATCAGCCCCACAGCACAACGTGTGTTTGATGGGTCTACACTTCTTGTGCAAGATCATCTCTTTGGCCTTCAGGTTTTCGTGCAGCATAAGTGCAGTAGGTCTGATAAGTTCTggctgttttgtttgcattgAGGATGCCAAATACATGTATGCACTTTAATAAATCTGGAAAAAGGCATTAGTCTTAGCATGGCTTGGATGGAAGTGCA contains:
- the ANKRD42 gene encoding ankyrin repeat domain-containing protein 42 isoform X3 codes for the protein MPFSYSSVAVKKKQNCTSVHEAVKAGDVEQLASMIKSGTGINEVDLVHKFTPLHCAAHCGSLECLHWLLWHGADTTHVTVRGWTAAHLAAIRGQDACMQALLINGANAEAQDDRGCTPSHLAAAHGQSYTLQTILRSGANVNVSDRNDWKPVHYAAFHGRLGCLQLLIRWGACIDDVDNNGNLPAHLAAVEGHLHCFKFLVSKMANVMHTLKARNDQGETPRDLAERFYKDNILQYIDGVEKEGEHPEAQEVLAFPAHCAAFKGDLLVLRRLVRSGVININERDDKGSTLMHKAAGQGHVHCLQWLIEMGADCDITNDAGETPKDVAKRFAHLAAVELLTRRTGDSNSSDEELDANNIKFFERHGVEGSTDSKEDLTLDKADKRNARIRAYHKIQELQQLLEIAYSNYRQLGGITEEEKKMKKEEREVEKTVRELEAQLEYERVRREKLESQLDDYRAEISHLRESLEKTRIPPAVPVEAETISKSCKEKKKVKKKPACSPGRMFVRPR
- the ANKRD42 gene encoding ankyrin repeat domain-containing protein 42 isoform X2 gives rise to the protein MMMTALEAVKKKQNCTSVHEAVKAGDVEQLASMIKSGTGINEVDLVHKFTPLHCAAHCGSLECLHWLLWHGADTTHVTVRGWTAAHLAAIRGQDACMQALLINGANAEAQDDRGCTPSHLAAAHGQSYTLQTILRSGANVNVSDRNDWKPVHYAAFHGRLGCLQLLIRWGACIDDVDNNGNLPAHLAAVEGHLHCFKFLVSKMANVMHTLKARNDQGETPRDLAERFYKDNILQYIDGVEKEGEHPEAQEVLAFPAHCAAFKGDLLVLRRLVRSGVININERDDKGSTLMHKAAGQGHVHCLQWLIEMGADCDITNDAGETPKDVAKRFAHLAAVELLTRRTGDSNSSDEELDANNIKFFERHGVEGSTDSKEDLTLDKADKRNARIRAYHKIQELQQLLEIAYSNYRQLGGITEEEKKMKKEEREVEKTVRELEAQLEYERVRREKLESQLDDYRAEISHLRESLEKTRIPPAVPVVSATQTPQCVGQRLLPVACGSETISKSCKEKKKVKKKPACSPGRMFVRPR
- the ANKRD42 gene encoding ankyrin repeat domain-containing protein 42 isoform X1, with product MPFSYSSVAVKKKQNCTSVHEAVKAGDVEQLASMIKSGTGINEVDLVHKFTPLHCAAHCGSLECLHWLLWHGADTTHVTVRGWTAAHLAAIRGQDACMQALLINGANAEAQDDRGCTPSHLAAAHGQSYTLQTILRSGANVNVSDRNDWKPVHYAAFHGRLGCLQLLIRWGACIDDVDNNGNLPAHLAAVEGHLHCFKFLVSKMANVMHTLKARNDQGETPRDLAERFYKDNILQYIDGVEKEGEHPEAQEVLAFPAHCAAFKGDLLVLRRLVRSGVININERDDKGSTLMHKAAGQGHVHCLQWLIEMGADCDITNDAGETPKDVAKRFAHLAAVELLTRRTGDSNSSDEELDANNIKFFERHGVEGSTDSKEDLTLDKADKRNARIRAYHKIQELQQLLEIAYSNYRQLGGITEEEKKMKKEEREVEKTVRELEAQLEYERVRREKLESQLDDYRAEISHLRESLEKTRIPPAVPVVSATQTPQCVGQRLLPVACGSETISKSCKEKKKVKKKPACSPGRMFVRPR
- the ANKRD42 gene encoding ankyrin repeat domain-containing protein 42 isoform X4; the encoded protein is MMMTALEAVKKKQNCTSVHEAVKAGDVEQLASMIKSGTGINEVDLVHKFTPLHCAAHCGSLECLHWLLWHGADTTHVTVRGWTAAHLAAIRGQDACMQALLINGANAEAQDDRGCTPSHLAAAHGQSYTLQTILRSGANVNVSDRNDWKPVHYAAFHGRLGCLQLLIRWGACIDDVDNNGNLPAHLAAVEGHLHCFKFLVSKMANVMHTLKARNDQGETPRDLAERFYKDNILQYIDGVEKEGEHPEAQEVLAFPAHCAAFKGDLLVLRRLVRSGVININERDDKGSTLMHKAAGQGHVHCLQWLIEMGADCDITNDAGETPKDVAKRFAHLAAVELLTRRTGDSNSSDEELDANNIKFFERHGVEGSTDSKEDLTLDKADKRNARIRAYHKIQELQQLLEIAYSNYRQLGGITEEEKKMKKEEREVEKTVRELEAQLEYERVRREKLESQLDDYRAEISHLRESLEKTRIPPAVPVEAETISKSCKEKKKVKKKPACSPGRMFVRPR
- the ANKRD42 gene encoding ankyrin repeat domain-containing protein 42 isoform X5, with product MPFSYSSVAVKKKQNCTSVHEAVKAGDVEQLASMIKSGTGINEVDLVHKFTPLHCAAHCGSLECLHWLLWHGADTTHVTVRGWTAAHLAAIRGQDACMQALLINGANAEAQDDRGCTPSHLAAAHGQSYTLQTILRSGANVNVSDRNDWKPVHYAAFHGRLGCLQLLIRWGACIDDVDNNGNLPAHLAAVEGHLHCFKFLVSKMANVMHTLKARNDQGETPRDLAERFYKDNILQYIDGVEKEGEHPEAQEAAGQGHVHCLQWLIEMGADCDITNDAGETPKDVAKRFAHLAAVELLTRRTGDSNSSDEELDANNIKFFERHGVEGSTDSKEDLTLDKADKRNARIRAYHKIQELQQLLEIAYSNYRQLGGITEEEKKMKKEEREVEKTVRELEAQLEYERVRREKLESQLDDYRAEISHLRESLEKTRIPPAVPVVSATQTPQCVGQRLLPVACGSETISKSCKEKKKVKKKPACSPGRMFVRPR